ttggccacactatcggctatgttacaagtacaaaatggtcttgagattgagccattaaggattgacatccttgaacagcctgcatattgcatggtcgtcgaagaagaacccgatgaagaaccatggtatcatgatattaagaattatctgctgaagggcgagttcccacaatACTGctaaccggaagataaaaagtacatcagcatGATCTCTTCTAAATTATTCCTCATTGGGCGggtcctatacaagagatcctttgattcaatcctcttgaggtgcgtaaatgccaaagaagcaaacctcattatgaaggagatcCATGAGGGAGAATGCGAACCACACATGAACGGTTATCTCCtcaccaagaagatcatgaggctcggatattcttggatgactattgaaTCCGATTGCAATTAACATATcggatcttgtcatcaatgctaggtatatggcgacaagataaatgcgcctccaaaTGAATTACACCAAATGTCAAAACCTtagccgttttctatgtgggggatcgacacaattggtccaatcaacccaaaAGCCTCCAATGGGCattgttttattctggtggccattgactacttcaccaaatggattgaagccagctcatatgccaacgtcactacaaacaacgtggctaagttcatcaaaagGGACATCATTTcgagatacggagttccaagagccatcattacggacaatggctccaatctgaacaacaaggtggtcgatcacctcttggatcaatttaagatacgacacattaattcttcaccttaccacccacaaatgaatggagctgtggaagtagcaaacaagaacatcaagaagatattagccaagACCGCTCGTAAATAttgagattggcacgaaagattgccatatgctctcatggcctatcgaacttcgattcgtacttcaaccggggcaactctttactcattggtatatggtatggaggcagtcctaccaatagaagttgaaattccctctttaaagATCCTTTCTCAAGTCAAACTCTCGGAAAGTGAGTGGTATCAGCAGAGATATGAACAAGagaatctgattgatgaaaacgattaagggccatttcccatggtcaaagctaccggaagaaagtggccagagcttttaataagaaggtcaagcccgggaattttgaagtagggatgctagttgtaaagaagatgcttccaaatgctcaacacccgggaggcaagtttacgccaaactatgaaggcccctatgtgatttaAAAAGTTTTATCTCGGGGAGCTCTCatccttgtaaatatggatggagaagaattgtcaAATCCGGTAAACGCAGACGCTGTTAAGAGATACTATCCCTGAAATAAAGAAGAACTTTGAAGAGATTGATGAGcgaatctgagtcacataaagctttgcatttgcatgacattagCATACATGCAttcgcatatgtttgtattttgcaggtggactCAGAGTCATGAAGCATCCTGCAGAGCGattgatcaaacaaggaagtcattttggatTTAAAATTCTGAATATCTTTAGCTgaccgattccttttgtttatgcaagaCACGGAAGCCGGTGCTTGAAGGAGACAGGTTTGGTTTCTCTTCTTGAAGAATGCTCACTTCTAGTTAGAAATATTATTATGCTTAACATCCAAGATCTTAATCTACAAAGCCACTGGacattttaaagaaacatcccttttaaaatttcacaatcacttttgaatatatcttttgaatgaaaattttcgcaaagagtgaattttgatgaaaacgccatGAGATTCtgtaaaagggcatgttttgaaagtttttcaagaggatgatctttcggatgaaaagaggcaagccttatcctcaaacacgtccccgatacacttgagcgatgagtgaaagtgacaaagagaaaaagcttaatccttggacgtagggatcattcgcggggattacatggattgaaatgatgaaaggcatttgcattttaaaattatccatacacacttgtatcccttgacaaccattttgaaccaaaaagggaggaatattctggataaaaccctatcaagaaccaccccacaccggggcatatttagaggttcattggttgattccttggagaaaagatcaatgtaagactttattgtgctaacttgtatcaatcttttcgtgatagcttcaggtgatttctagtagaggcttggaacacctcaaagtgaagaaaagtgcttcatttctaaacacttatcctttgatgagccaatttgagctttgtaatcttcatttctaaaccattattggtgatcacctccctatctttgggcaaaacaaaggaattaccagcaataagtgaaaagcataatcggaagaattttcgatcctggtctcgaaaagagctagccaatgcaaaaaatatggcaaaaaacaaaagggctagaaaacgCAAAGTGcatggtaaaagcaaggccaaaacCCATGAAAAAACATCTCATGAAgagacaaagtttgaaaattacaatgaaaagagaaaaatcctcaaaattaagTGAAGAAGGCCATTCGTGAATCTTCTTCAAAAGTAAATGATTGTTGGTAAAATATTAAGGTGATCACCCCAAGTTCATCCCTCTTtcgaaaatatggcctttctcaaaaagcctaccTTGGACCAAGttacaacttgtcaccaaaaacttttccgatctagagGTGTcttaggttgatgcaagaagtcatacaggaagctaccgcttaaagaggtaagtacaatcctatcttatcatgtctttagggttcttgacttgtagacccgaagaagtcattcttgatcaaaattcatttcttagccttaaaatgaatatcctttgataaacctttgagcCGGCCTAagttacggtcccttttaagtGTCTTCTCTGAtcggtcagattgtatgcatctcgaatgatctcgaaacctcaaggttaggtttcttgtgaaCGTATTcgagtttcaagaaaagccttgccaaatggtgagaagccctcttggatgaacgaaaatccttttgaaatcttttaaaacaactTTTTTTAAGAATACTTGGGTAGTAACATCCAAAACTCACCCCCaagtggaaatttgagcttgtgtttggAAACGCTTCCTTCACAACCGCAATTTTAAAAATCTGCTCGGAATCCCTAAAGTTTTTCCCCGTAACTTAGGAACACCACTTTTTTATCACAATCCAAGGGTCTCAACCCACCGAATTGCTCGgaaagcaactctaatgatgtttgattggattttaTGCAAGTTCCTTGGTGTCTCCAAATCCTCGGAATAACCACATTTTTAAAGATCaaactaacttggattttctgcgggtcttctggcaTTCCCGGGTCCTCGAATCCAcctttaaaattcgaaaatagggtttgagcttacgtaggtacactagcaatcttaggtcctcaaaatggcaccctcacctttaaaatttgaaaatagggtttgagcttttgtaggtacactagcaatCCTAGGTcttcagaatggcaccctcacctttaaaatttgaaaatatggtttgagcttctgcaggtacactagtaatcctaggtcctcagaatggcaccctcactttttaaattttaaaatagggtttgagcttctgtaggttcactagtaatcctaggtcctcagaatggcaccctcacctttaaaatttgaaaattgggtttgaggtTCTGCAGTtactctagtaatcctaggtcctcgtaATAGCACCCTtcccttttaattggtgaactccttcctataggatagccaaccccttttgatAGGcgagtccccagtggatagccaacccgtttaatcggcgaactccttcctataggatagccaacccttttaatcggcgaactccttcctacgggatagcaaCCCTTTTAattggcgaactccttcctacaggatatccaaccccattttaatcggcgaactccttcctacgggatagccaatccctttttaataggtaaatccctttgttacaagggtaaacctttccggatggtgaactccttcctacatgatagccaatcttattctaaatggtgaattccttcttacaagatagccaaccccattttaatcggcaaactccttcctacgggatagccaatctctttttaataggtaaatccctttgttacaagggtaaacctttctagatggtgaactccttcctacgggatagccaatcatattctaaatggtgaattccttcttacgggatagccaactccattttaatcggcgaactccttcctataggatagccaatccctttttaataggtaaatccctttgttacaagggtaaacctttccggatggtgaactccttcctataagatagccaatcttattctaaatggtgaattccttcctataggatagccgatttccggatggtgaattccttcctacgggatagccaatctcattttaataggtaaacccctttgttacaagggtaaacctttctccCAACCTTCAAACCGCCACTCGACATCGGATGAATGTTGATCACTATGAAACCTCGCAAATCATTCAAAGGTAATGCACTTGTCCTCTCAACCCTCGATCAACAATTTTCAGACCTATGACATGTAAGCtacgggtaaatctctctctctccttttttcactttcacataaaaatgagcCGAAATAATCCATACGTAGAATTTTGGgcttcaacggcaaaggtaaggcgaTTGAATGTCGAAACttgttgtcacgccccgtgtcctccgagcgcgccaacatcccacgttgtcgaagaaatctcgcaactcaccgggatcgcaaacggacgtaaaacatgcgagatgcaaatgcaagcggaagcaatgaaaacaaacccgacaatgaatatagaatgaccttagaacataacaccaaaatacatataacatagcccgataagttcaaggttcatacggaccaccggaaagaaaatgactatgactcaaggatacggcacggggacacaaaaggaaactccctaaacataaccactcgtcgacacatgagggtccaaaagtagggataaggacctctacacacctaagggtcgggcgtcatcatcagaagtaaactcggcaggggagcgtactccggggagaaactcgtcacgatgaCTTCGCTAAACGCCCGCtcgggctcctcccatggctcttCCTCTGGCACCTCTTCCGGGTCCTCCTCTAGGtcagacgcctcctcgggtatcggctcttcttctggttcggactcctcttTGGGTTCCTCCATCCAGAtagggacattctatagggTGCCTTAGATATCGGTTCCGTCCCAGGGGCTaactcaatagagaattccgtttCTCTCTCGGGTGGTAATCCAGGTaaatcttgaggaaagacatcggggtaTTCACATACTACCGATATGTTTTCCAACTTAGGTTCTTCCACCGTCGGATCCAACACAACCGCTAAATAGGCCTCACATCCATCATCCatcaacttagtcacctcaagtgacgagatcaaagggatcgaggttcctcccCGACTCCCGACAAAGTCAAATCTAGGGCGACCAATAGGAAAGAATTGAATCGCCCTGCTACCACAATCAACCACAGCCTTTAATTTGcctaaccaatccatcccaacaataacatcaaagtcatacatgggcAACACAGCAAGATCGATTAGTTCTTCACTATCGCCAATCACTATCTTACAGTTCTGACACCCTAAGGAAACCAACGCTTCATTCTTTAAGGGTGTAGCCACATGCAATACTACTTCCAACGGTTTTAACTCTATTCCGAtcaaatcagcaaattgagcagacacgaatgaatgcgaagctccagggtcaaacaaagcatatgcagcatgaccACGAGAAGAACCGTACTGTGACTACGCCGAGCGCATTCTCAGCATCCTTTCGCGCCACAAAGATAGACTCTTCCTTGCGCCGGCGGTCGGTTCCGGCTCCCTTAAGGAGCAACTCCAATCCGAAGCCCTCCCCTGCGGCCTTACCATCTCGTGGAAAATCTCCGAGGAGCTTTCTCGGTGCTTGCCCGACATGGTGGCCCATCTTGCCACATCTCGAAACAGGCACCTCCCCCGACCGgggcaaggtccatttccaTGTCGCCTTCCACGAGACGACGACGGTTCCAGGTTGTTCGGGCGAGTCGGCTTCCCAATTCCTTTCTTCCTTTGGAGGAACAAATCACCCGTTGTTCATCATTGGCCTCTTCCCAAAGTTACGATTGTCCCTCCGAGGAACGAACCGCGGTCCAGGGgcgattttccttctttccctcatGTCCCTTTCAATCGGTTGGCCCCGCCTATATAGCTCCTCATAGTTCTGCAGTCCAAAGCCACCCGGTTGGCTACGGAGGTCGAGTTGTAGCCCATCTCTGAATCTTCTTGCCTTATCCAAAGGATTATCAACCATCCGCGAAGCATACTTAGATAGCCTTGCAAACTCCGCTTCATATTGCTCGATTGTCATGTTGCCTTGACGCAAGTTCTGAAATTCAACTAACTTCTGCTCCCGAGCAGCTGCAGAGAAGAACTTCCCAATGAATGCCTCGGAGAATGCATTCCAATTAGGCACCACTCCTTCAGGGAAAACGGTCACTCTCGTAGCCCTCCACCAATCATGGGCAATCTCTTGGAGTTGGTACACCGCCAATGTCACTTTTTCAGCGTCGAACATCCTAGAACCGTAAAGCATTTCTCAATCTCCTCAATCCAACGAGGAGCCATCTCCTGGTCTCCTTTCCCGTCAAACCTAGGTGGCTTCGGTTTGAAATTGCTCCACCATCGACCCATGGCCCTATGAGGGTTCTCTTGAGCAGGAGCATTACCACCTCCATTTCCCCGGCCATTGTTTCCATTATTCCCATTGTTCCCTAACGTCGCATTAATCGCAAAGCAACGGCGGCCTCAGCAGCTTGAGCTATTATCGTGGCCCTATCCTCGACTTGTTGTGCCGCGAGGCGGCTCTTTCCCGAGCCCCGCCTACCCATCAACTCTCCTATCTGCTCCAAGGTCCTAATCACACCGTCCAGCCTTGGATCTTCTACTGGTGGGGCCCTCGAGCTAGACGCTCCTCTAGTACCTCTATTGCGGTTGCTCATCTCAGCAAGGTTTCACTACACCTGATAACTACAATTTTTCCGAGGGATCGGGGCCTAAGCCAAACACTCACGTCTATCTACCAACAACTAACATTTCGGGATCCCTCACAATCATTAGGCAGACAAACCAGTAGGTACTCAATCAAGCATACCAGGCCAAGAAAAAcaaatcatggcatctcaagcaACCATGGCATCACAACAAAGATTCTCGATTGTACCTGCGGTCTAGCCGCATCTGTAGCTTAGTGAAAACATCACAAACAACCCAGCACTTCATAGAGCAATCACGGCTAATTCACACAATAGTCCAGTACAAGGACTTGATACCGAGCCAATCCACATGCGCCATTTCAAATGACATGCTTTCGCGCCTAAGACTCATAACCACCTAAGGTCATAACTAATGGTCGTTCCAAACtcattcctccttatcactccaacacTCGATCGATGTGGATCGAGCTAGcctcgctccgataccacttcaacggggatgtcacgccccgtgtcctccgagcgcgccaacatcccacgttgtcgaagaaatctcgcaactcaccgggatcacaaacggacgtaaaacacgcgagatgcaaatgcaagcgaaagcaatgaaaacaaacccgacaatgaatatagaatgaccttagaacataacaccaaaatacatataacatagcccgataagttcaaggttcatacggaccaccgtAAAGAAAatgactacgactcaaggatacggcacggggacacaaaaggaaactccctaaatataaccactcgtcgacacacgagggtccaaaagtagggataaggacctctacacacctaagggtcgggcgtcatcatcggaagtaaactcggcagggggagcgtactccggggagaaactcgtcacgatgaCTTCGCTAAACGCCCGCTcaggctcctcccatggctcttCCTCCGGCACCTCTTCCGGGTCCTCCTCTAGGTCggacgcctcctcgggtatcggcTCTTCTTCCGGTTCGGACTCCTCTTTGGGTTCCTCCATCCAGAGCGGGGAGTCCGGGTATGGGAGACCTCGactcggggatcggtccaactacgggtccaaggacggggagtctcgaaggtgaagttatcgggagtctaggtccggcggcatccagtgcgtgctcgggaatcacctcctccctcaaaggtccggataaatagtctccatccttataagtccaagagaggaaggaataaggggtcaagtatcctctcgcgtcgtcgatccacaaggtgctaaccctccgataatacgtacgatctggtcccactctatactcggtaatcacgggctcaaaccgagtcggtagtccaaaaagtagcggcatcgcggcgatcgtggtcgagggtccgaaaatgttggtcccacggaggggtgagatcgTCATCTCAGtaagcgaagcctaacctatcctaaggtcctagtacctccggacaaaacacggcatgcaaacaatccaatccaaaagcaGAGAcggtggtcaattcaaagtgcacaaataaagcaatcgtGTACAGGACCACccagaacatgccaaatcacacaagtcgatcctcgccatagggctcacataccacctccataatttagtatcataatctcatatatcaagtacaagcctcggactcttaggaacacggcattgtacgtataaatacagatatttttgtgtgcacaccggggtctcggacacttaggaatacgccccatggggtctcggacacttaggaacacgaccggattaagtctcggacaattgggcgaacacggcatactatacggcctcggacgcctcaattgaacacgactttataatctcatgtataggtcatacacaaagggcctcatgccctaatatcacaatattgcaattccacaattacttgggctatttagcatgtcaataccatcacgagctcgaatcgggccaattgccacatattgcctcacaaggccaatcatgcaattacaaggggtctcacactagccaagacatcacaatatcacataaaatgcatttaaagcacccccaattcagaattactacttttgataccaacggtcccattcgagcgaattccacgttttctcttacaaagccacacacttaatcccaagaggcttcacacatgccaaggcatgtaaaagtcattctaaaacacctttcaagtgccccacatcggaattacaacatttagcacccactaaccattttagtgcacaattgctccgattgagttattttaggtcccgatcgcccccaaccatggtccactcttaaaccacgtgctatccacacatcaagtcactcatttccacccatatgaccacataaacatcccaggaccagctttgataccaatcgcacagaaatttccagattggtcctctctagcatttctcactatcccaagcatttagcacaccatctagccaaacccaagtgtctcttagtaacctagggctctaggaagggttaggaaacacttactcttgctttttgatgaagaaaaacccggcgaaagcgtttccttcgcgcacgatcagattcgacctaaatgggtgtccaccggtttcaaacacaaagcaccaacttttagtccaagaaaacctcatcacacacagccatgaacctcctttaaacaccctagaatcctttgagaagcttgagctcttaccttgaagttggatgagcaaaaccggcggtgaaaccctagggtttgttcggcgccgagagagagaaaaacggacggcacggcggcggcaacaactcaaagccaagaaaggaagatgaagtggcggtggcgtggtggagctcctccttggaccggcggtgtgaggaggccgaaggggtaCTCGGCCAAGAgacgaaaagagagagttcttgggagagagttgagctcaaaatgaagaaatgagggagtgagagagaaggtgagtgatcagccaagagtaagagagggagagggtgagtttgagtgattgaatgagtgacttgatgggtgggagatagtagggttagtgtaggacatgaatagtagagtaggtggtggggtttttggggtttgacttgcatggggacttgatcccttcaagtgtcatgtccctccaatatccacatggggatttaggggctgatgggtgcggtacaagggttgaccgaaattccttcgcggtcgctcaagggctgaacgaatctcgggaccggaatggatttttcattccgcaaatccgatcctcatttttccaacttatatggcttccaaatatccttaataacatttgcaaggcgacatccaagtttatttgtattggaattctcgaatacccggccgccaatttcgaagttcgcttcgcgctcaaaatcagccaatcgcattttcggtgcacctcgaaccgacgggcggctttcgagagctacgcgtatcgacccgtgattttagttaccacgttttaagaattcggaccacggcgaccctggttgtcatgtaatcgcgagggaaacggtcggtcttgacgggacgcgattgtcggggaatcggttcggggttattcgcaaatcatgctatggcgtagcggtatcacccgcgaaccaattgcacgacgctagcaaatagttaCGACGTCAACCCCCGGATCGGCTCGCAATGACCcggaatgtaccctcggcgacccttatggtcgggataccgatccgcggtcgagtcatttatggtctgcgcactatcctatttagccattcccctttggtcagttatctcaagagtgatcaatttcgagtgaggttactggaatacatcgatactcatttcattcataacttcgaaatggggtcggaattcagaatgtcacacttgttttctttaaacttttccccagcagagtcgattaaagattcaagtgtcacattgtctttgaaagcaacctctaaccgagattactttcaaagagagacaaatattgacactcgatttttaatcaagttttccttagttttattttctaaaattcatcaaaaattcacaaaaaatcaaaaaattgaaaactcaaGTTTGGTATCCTTTTcgaagcataaggaaccaattttgaacaaaaaatattttttcatatttttcacattttttaatattttcggaaaatagaaaaatactagaaaattcataaaaaaaaataattatcgaggtcaaaaaaatacataaaaatgtccaatatttttattttaattccctcttcatattaacctcaagaaaaataaaaaattgaattcaattttaggtgttccttcacaacactaaggattgaatttgcctaaaagaaaaacaatttgagtctttttatttgtaatttttgcacatttagagtctagacattcaattgcagtcctttcaagcttcaatttgatcaattgcacctccaattgtgcgaattgcatgaattgcaaaaattcccaaaattcttgcaatttagtccctcaacttttcaagttttgaaattacttttaattgagagattatcgtggcaaaattggactgtccccctaggttttcatacattccaaatcgattggcatgggtggtttggtccaatttgatcaaataggTGTCCAATTAaagttttccctaatttgggattatagaaaaatttggggtttttatagaaattgatggaaacttttgggcaaaaacacatttctagataatatttaggcccctaagtccaattttgaggtttaattgtgaaaattccccaccaattttgattaattttgaaaattcaatgtcTGAACCaattcggaccggtcggactggtcgaaccggtcccgaacagtgtcatcttccttaGGCGACTCATGcaattttgcagatttgaaggcgaactttgatcatcaaattgaagaccaattcgagcTTAATCAAACCAATTGCTATGTGTGTTTTACTCCTTAGATCAATATGTGCCGATCGCCACCATTATCatggccaatggtcgccggaggtggccggaatcggcgGTCAAAGCCTCGGCGGTTTGAAAAAGTCAACCTTCACAAATGCGCAAATTCAACCTCAATTCGCGATTAACGGAAAATCAAACGGAGTTTATTGTGATGGTCATCGTCGTCCGACCTCAGGCAACCAAAAATCACTTGATCAACACGTGTGGGTCACCGCCGACTCAAGCTTGCTCAACGCGCCAAATTTTGAAAGCTTAGTATAAAAGGCTGAGGAAGATTCGTGAGAGGAGGACCTCATTCGTACTCGCCGGGTTCAACGGAATATAAAGAGAGAAACGAGCTCTCGTACGACGCCATTGCTAGAGCTTCGAGCTCGTATTGTGAGAACTTCGCTAGAGCAATCTAGGGAGAACCGAGGCCGGCCATCACTTCCAAAAACTTGCCCGCACCTctaggaagcgatcgcaccgagCCGATTAGCTTGAGATCTCCAAAACAGGTGAGTTGAGCTTCAAATCTCTttgctgcacgatcatggcatcacactcacacaagcacgattattgaaattatcgTGTGCCTTTTGTTCCTGGATCATCTGTGAGCATGATCGCATtgtgtttttgcattgattttaccCGAACACTATGAGTCGAGCTTTCAACATACCTCGGtgcggtcggacttcggccgggcttTTTCTAGCCCTAGCGAGCTCAAttagagctcgaggtaagcatcccGAACTTGACTTGAGTGTTTATGAAGCTTcgattgaatagttatgctctggtttGCCTGTTTCATTGTTCATGGCCGAGGCCTGTGCGAGTTTGATTCATgatgattctatggatgaaattgtttgattttaggatatgttgtagaggaagttCGGGTGAGTCGATTAGAGGTGGTATCAAgtcattccggtgagatctTACCGTTATATCTCGCCGAAAAGACGTCAACCGTCCATTGCGTCgtcgcgagaggttgaagacgaaggtgacgtggcgtgGTCGGCGGGTCAATGAGCTGAGATGTCGCGTCCCGATAGGTCCGGCTcggatgcgagtcggctcggccgttggcgccgGCGAGCTGATTCGGCTCAAATCCAATGGCTaagataattaggtagatttga
The sequence above is drawn from the Rhodamnia argentea isolate NSW1041297 chromosome 9, ASM2092103v1, whole genome shotgun sequence genome and encodes:
- the LOC125316432 gene encoding uncharacterized protein LOC125316432, which gives rise to MLYGSRMFDAEKVTLAVYQLQEIAHDWWRATRVTVFPEGVVPNWNAFSEAFIGKFFSAAAREQKLVEFQNLRQGNMTIEQYEAEFARLSKYASRMVDNPLDKARRFRDGLQLDLRSQPGGFGLQNYEELYRRGQPIERDMRERRKIAPGPRFVPRRDNRNFGKRPMMNNG